Proteins encoded by one window of Rubinisphaera margarita:
- a CDS encoding AAA family ATPase, producing the protein MMNRIEMTTEPAEEHDIRNNHHGQVQAPVSEDVAVTVDRLHEQMQELKRQLAGVIVGQEDVSEQLLISLLCRGHCILQGMPGLAKTMLVSTLSSLIQMSFRRIQFTPDLMPGDITGTEILEEDHTTGKRIFRFVEGPLFANVILADEINRTPPKTQSALLEAMQERQLTVCGKTYELPSPFFVLATQNPVETEGTYPLPEAQLDRFLLKIHVHYPDRAQELEIARRQTTDYFFKTETVLDAEQLLEMQSLVRGVVVADHVYEAALDLVRSTRPEEDAMPAELKTMVQWGAGPRATIALLMAAKARALLNRRFHATIADLKAVALPVLRHRIILSFNAEAAGVDADRILDQLIDATASLQVKI; encoded by the coding sequence ATGATGAATCGAATCGAAATGACCACCGAACCTGCAGAGGAACACGACATTCGCAACAACCATCACGGACAGGTGCAGGCACCCGTCTCAGAGGATGTCGCCGTGACCGTCGACCGTTTGCACGAGCAGATGCAGGAGCTCAAACGGCAACTGGCCGGCGTCATCGTCGGGCAGGAAGACGTCTCCGAACAGCTGTTGATCAGTCTGCTTTGCCGCGGTCACTGCATACTTCAGGGGATGCCGGGGCTGGCGAAGACGATGCTCGTTTCCACGCTGTCGTCGTTGATCCAGATGTCTTTCCGCCGGATCCAGTTCACGCCCGACCTGATGCCGGGGGACATCACCGGGACGGAGATTCTGGAAGAGGATCACACGACCGGGAAACGCATCTTCCGATTCGTCGAGGGGCCGCTGTTTGCGAACGTCATTCTCGCCGATGAAATCAACCGGACGCCGCCGAAAACACAGAGCGCACTGCTCGAAGCGATGCAGGAACGGCAGTTGACGGTCTGCGGGAAAACGTACGAGTTGCCCTCGCCGTTCTTCGTTCTCGCCACTCAGAACCCGGTTGAAACGGAAGGGACGTATCCCCTTCCAGAAGCCCAGCTCGACCGGTTTCTTCTCAAGATTCACGTTCATTATCCGGATCGGGCGCAGGAGCTCGAGATCGCCAGGCGACAGACGACCGACTACTTCTTCAAGACCGAAACCGTGCTCGATGCCGAGCAGTTGCTCGAGATGCAGTCGCTCGTGCGGGGTGTCGTCGTCGCCGACCATGTCTATGAAGCTGCTCTGGACCTTGTCCGCAGCACACGCCCGGAAGAAGACGCGATGCCGGCCGAACTCAAAACGATGGTCCAGTGGGGAGCCGGTCCGCGGGCGACGATCGCTCTGTTGATGGCCGCCAAGGCCCGAGCCCTGCTCAATCGACGTTTTCACGCCACGATCGCCGATCTGAAAGCGGTCGCTCTTCCAGTCCTGCGGCATCGGATCATTCTCAGCTTCAACGCCGAAGCCGCCGGCGTCGATGCGGATCGAATTCTCGATCAACTGATTGACGCCACAGCATCGCTGCAGGTGAAAATCTAA
- a CDS encoding DUF58 domain-containing protein — MISFLKSTFRKPQPSQTANEAPRALLDAEVMNQIGHLELLSRTVVDGLLAGKHRSSTRGGCCEFAEHRQYAPGDEIRQIDWQVYARNDRYFIRQFEEETNLHGILALDTSGSMRFGLSTPAKLDYAKQLAACLGRLLLKQRDAVGAAILNDQNPYFVPPRQHAAHLQALLSALQAAEASNAGDLGLQIRGCLPRFKRRGLFILCSDCFTNLDELSGALRVVRSRGHDVVVLQILAPEEVHFEFRHWSSFRSLESSGQTMHLDPAAIRSAYLKRFESFLADLEERVVGLGGDYLRMTTDQNLADVLGWFLRMRMARNKRRS, encoded by the coding sequence ATGATTTCCTTTCTGAAATCGACATTTCGAAAACCTCAGCCGTCCCAGACGGCGAACGAGGCGCCACGGGCATTGCTCGACGCCGAGGTCATGAACCAGATCGGGCATCTGGAACTGCTCTCACGAACCGTTGTCGACGGCCTGCTGGCGGGGAAGCATCGCTCTTCGACACGGGGCGGTTGCTGCGAGTTCGCCGAGCATCGTCAGTACGCCCCCGGCGATGAGATCCGGCAGATCGACTGGCAGGTGTATGCCCGGAATGACCGCTACTTCATTCGTCAGTTCGAGGAAGAAACGAACCTGCACGGCATCCTCGCCCTCGATACAAGTGGGTCGATGCGGTTCGGACTCTCCACGCCCGCGAAGCTCGATTACGCTAAACAGCTTGCCGCCTGCCTGGGACGACTGCTGCTCAAACAGCGCGATGCAGTCGGCGCGGCCATTCTCAACGACCAGAACCCGTACTTCGTGCCGCCGCGTCAGCACGCCGCTCATCTTCAGGCGTTACTGAGCGCGCTGCAGGCGGCCGAGGCCTCAAACGCTGGCGATCTCGGTTTGCAGATTCGTGGATGTCTGCCTCGGTTCAAACGGCGAGGGCTCTTCATCCTCTGTTCGGACTGCTTCACCAATCTGGATGAGCTTTCCGGGGCCCTGCGCGTGGTCCGGTCTCGGGGGCACGATGTGGTCGTGCTGCAGATCCTGGCTCCGGAAGAAGTTCACTTTGAGTTTCGGCACTGGTCGTCCTTCCGCTCGCTGGAATCATCGGGGCAGACAATGCATCTCGATCCGGCCGCGATTCGAAGTGCTTATCTGAAGCGGTTCGAATCGTTTCTGGCCGACCTGGAGGAACGCGTCGTCGGGCTGGGGGGCGATTATCTGCGAATGACAACCGATCAAAATCTGGCCGATGTGCTCGGCTGGTTCCTGCGGATGCGAATGGCGCGCAACAAACGACGCTCCTGA
- a CDS encoding BatA domain-containing protein produces the protein MSFLGLAFLFALPLAALPVVLHLFDRRRNVVIEWGAMQFLQEAAAEKTSARKLKQWLLVLLRALTLIMLILALARPMLPGQWFGQSVQGELIVLLDNSLSMSRAAEEESLFQQAVQQAEEEIAAQDDGDYIRVMLTSPYPVWLTTEPIRLDQSSRKMLSDLLAEQLPSAGQSDHLAALFSAVQAPIEQGQQSRRILLYSDAQSADWESVTDDSWGDLQAAWQQTTIPLEFEQIDMDAGSLQSSNVAIDRLQTQRFVVGENDTVPMVAQLHNYGESSTESTQLRWLINGETVYEEEVPSLVGEVSHDALFRHTFSEVGQYVVTCRISGSDSLAADDENSAVIQVIREVPILVVDEQQEFAELQQEAYFVQAALGWKYGEPLQQHTVYTPRVVATEELPQLNLNDFHAVVIPSFHKLDVQTVRQLESFVAAGGGLWIGLGPRTEIDQFNNYLHADGYGLAPLPIQQLKLADIAVPDDSDRAAALRIRLDSDDHPATRTFVRQDLDLSDILIDQYFQFESTAITDTSSVLFALNSGQPLMVERFYGQGRVVVQSVPLHLQWSSLARSQSFVVLVQDMLGYLSEPKTSRFNLQPGEPIAYKLPDAEVLNATLETPLGDEVSLSAEPWGEGVQFRSSRTALPGEYLLQTGLPGGPIPFLVNRHPSESNLQSVGPEQIARLQELNTLPQQIIESEAVQPGQQTPVWSVLFLAMIALLSGELILSGMMSRERFGTKSAEPASRAPAGMFDPPEAPRTSVNPQSPREEAVSPDRELVSNKST, from the coding sequence GTGAGTTTTCTGGGATTGGCATTTCTGTTCGCACTGCCACTGGCGGCTCTGCCGGTGGTCCTGCACCTGTTCGATCGACGACGCAATGTTGTCATCGAATGGGGAGCGATGCAGTTCCTGCAGGAGGCGGCTGCGGAGAAAACCTCGGCCCGGAAGCTGAAGCAATGGCTGCTGGTGCTGTTGCGTGCTCTCACGTTAATCATGCTCATTCTCGCGTTGGCCCGACCGATGCTCCCCGGGCAGTGGTTTGGCCAGTCTGTTCAGGGAGAACTGATTGTCCTGCTGGACAATTCGCTGTCGATGTCGCGGGCTGCCGAGGAAGAGTCGCTGTTTCAGCAGGCCGTGCAACAGGCGGAAGAAGAGATCGCCGCCCAGGACGACGGTGATTACATTCGCGTCATGCTGACCTCGCCGTATCCGGTCTGGCTAACCACCGAGCCCATCCGACTCGACCAGTCTTCCCGGAAGATGTTGTCCGATCTTCTGGCCGAGCAGCTTCCCTCCGCCGGGCAGAGCGATCATCTCGCGGCTCTGTTTTCCGCCGTTCAGGCTCCGATTGAACAGGGACAGCAGAGTCGTCGCATTTTGCTTTATTCCGATGCTCAGTCCGCAGATTGGGAAAGCGTGACGGACGACTCCTGGGGCGATCTTCAGGCCGCCTGGCAGCAGACGACGATCCCGCTTGAGTTTGAACAGATCGACATGGATGCCGGCTCGCTGCAGAGCTCGAATGTCGCCATCGATCGGCTGCAGACACAGCGGTTCGTGGTTGGTGAGAACGATACCGTTCCTATGGTCGCGCAGCTGCATAACTACGGCGAGTCGAGTACGGAGTCGACCCAGCTCCGTTGGCTCATTAACGGAGAAACGGTCTACGAAGAAGAAGTGCCCTCACTGGTCGGCGAAGTTTCTCATGACGCACTGTTTCGTCACACCTTCTCCGAAGTCGGGCAGTATGTGGTGACGTGTCGCATCTCGGGCAGCGATTCGCTCGCCGCCGATGACGAGAACTCGGCCGTGATTCAGGTGATCCGTGAAGTTCCGATTCTCGTGGTGGACGAGCAGCAGGAGTTTGCCGAACTGCAACAGGAGGCCTACTTCGTCCAGGCGGCGCTTGGCTGGAAATACGGGGAGCCACTGCAACAGCACACCGTCTATACGCCTCGTGTGGTTGCGACTGAAGAACTGCCCCAGCTCAATCTGAACGACTTTCATGCGGTCGTCATTCCGAGTTTTCACAAGCTGGATGTCCAGACAGTTCGTCAGCTCGAATCGTTTGTCGCGGCTGGCGGCGGATTATGGATCGGACTCGGGCCGCGGACGGAGATCGATCAGTTCAACAACTATCTGCATGCGGATGGCTACGGACTGGCTCCGCTGCCGATTCAGCAACTCAAACTGGCCGACATTGCCGTTCCGGATGACTCCGATCGGGCAGCAGCTCTGCGAATTCGGCTCGATTCCGATGACCATCCGGCGACGCGGACGTTTGTCAGACAGGACCTCGATCTCAGCGATATCCTGATCGATCAGTACTTCCAGTTCGAATCGACGGCGATCACCGACACCTCGTCGGTGCTCTTTGCACTCAACAGTGGACAGCCGCTGATGGTGGAGCGGTTCTATGGTCAGGGCCGCGTCGTCGTGCAGAGCGTTCCGCTGCATCTGCAGTGGAGTTCCCTGGCGCGTTCCCAATCGTTTGTCGTCCTCGTTCAGGACATGCTGGGGTACCTTTCGGAACCAAAGACGAGCCGGTTCAATCTTCAGCCCGGCGAACCAATCGCCTACAAGCTGCCCGATGCCGAAGTGTTGAACGCGACTCTCGAAACCCCGCTGGGCGATGAAGTTTCGCTTTCCGCCGAACCATGGGGCGAAGGCGTTCAGTTTCGCAGCAGCAGAACCGCACTGCCGGGTGAGTATCTGCTGCAGACCGGACTGCCGGGCGGTCCGATTCCCTTTCTGGTAAACCGGCATCCCTCGGAGTCAAATCTTCAGTCGGTCGGTCCGGAGCAGATCGCACGACTGCAGGAACTGAATACATTGCCTCAGCAGATTATCGAATCGGAAGCGGTTCAGCCGGGGCAGCAGACTCCCGTCTGGTCGGTCCTTTTTCTGGCCATGATTGCGCTGCTCAGCGGTGAGCTGATTCTGTCGGGCATGATGTCCCGTGAACGGTTTGGCACCAAGTCCGCCGAACCAGCCAGCCGGGCACCGGCGGGAATGTTTGATCCGCCAGAGGCTCCTCGAACGTCGGTCAACCCGCAATCTCCGAGAGAAGAAGCTGTGAGTCCGGATCGTGAACTCGTGAGTAACAAGTCGACTTGA